The DNA sequence GTGTTTTGAAATAATATTTTGTATAACCATCAGTTCCTCCTGAGATTTTTACATTTTGATATAATATGACAGGGTTAAGGGCTGTTAAACCATCCTCAGCGTTACCTCCTGCTACATAGAGACCACTAGATTCTGTGGGATTATCAAACTTATTATAATTATATTCCTCTACTTTTGCAGGAATAGTTCCTGTTTGGATAGAAGATGATACTTCATTATAATATTTTATGGTTGCTATTCTCGCTTGTCCGGTTGAAGAAGGCTTACGAACAATCGTTTCAACTGGCTCTCCCAGATGTTTTGCTTCAAAATAAACTTCACCAAAAGGTATGGTAATACCTGGTTCTGCACTCAACAAAGAAACATAATAATCCCCGGCATCTGTATTATAAAAAGGAAAAAGCTGTCTGGTAGGGTAGTCCGGATCAGGTTCTACAGCAGGTCCTAATGATATCGGTACAGGTTGATAAGAACTACCTACTTTTTTATAAAATGCCAGAGACCAATAATTATTGGCAAGTTGCCCCGCATTAATATCGATCGCAACATAATAAGGTTTATTAGGAAATGGAGTGCCACCATTGTTGACTGGTACAGTAAAAAATTTTTTTTTGGCAATACTATTAATTGTTGTGAATGAAACATTTCCTAAATTTTCTTCCGGTACAATTATTTTAGGTTCTTCTATATAATTAAAAGGAATAAAATCATATGCATATTTAATTGTTCCACCAGAAGGTAACTGAACTTCTCCTAAAGTTGTTGGAATAACAAGTTCAGGATTCGGATCTGTATTAGGCTCCTGAATAAAAGTAATACCTCCGTATTTAAATTTCGTTTTTTCTATTTCGTTATTATTGACATCAACTTTAGCAAAAGACTCAAGGCCTGTCTGAAAAGTATATTTAGAAATAAATTGATCCGTAACTGTTTTTAATGAAGCGCTTTTTAACCTGAATTTATCTGCTTTTATATTTCCCAAATCTGTTTCATTTATCTTATCATATTCAAGTTTAATGAGTCCTTGACTTTTCACTTCAATATCTGTAAGTTTATATTCTTCAGATTCAACTACATCAGGTTCTCCAATAGGATGGGTAACATCCTTTAAGTAATTATAAGCAGCCAGAATATTTCCGCTTTCATCCTCAACAGACGTCAGAAAGAATGCACTGCGATAATTTTGATTACCATACAATATTCCTCCATTAGGATATTGATGTACCATTACTCTTGCTCTAGAAAGTCCGTAAATTTCGAATTTATACTTTATACCTTTGTCTGTGATAATGGTAAAAGAATCTACAACCAGAGTAGAGGTATTACTTACTGATCGCTGATAATTAATTGTTGAAGAGGTTGAGGTAAGTTTTACTAATTTAAATGTATTGTTCGAAGTATCTCTTATAAACCTGAATTTTCCTGATTCTCCAGGAATAGTATAATTATAAACATCATCAAAATAATTCTTTAAATAACTATCCCCAAGTGTAAAGTGCTCATCAAACTCACCTATTATTTCTCTGGAAATTACTCCCTGGCCAAATAAAGACCAACCTCGTCCTAAATCACCAATCCACTCATCAGTTGCATTTACCGGATGGTAGCTGATTCCCATATCAATACCAAAGCTTTTACTGTTTGAAGGAACACTGAATAAGTTGTAGGATATATCAGGTATTCCTGTTTGTATCGAAACTGGGACATTATTATAGGTTGCAAGGGAAGAAATAGTAGGAACCGGTCGTGTTACACCTGTATTAGGAGCTGAATTTGAAGCTTGTCCATAGTACATTAAGCTGATGAATAGCAAACCTAAAACTATGAATTTTTTTAGTATATCTTTTTTCATTTCAATTATTTCTTAATCAGTTTTGCATTCGCCGTTTTATTGTTATCAGTTTTTACCGTCATCAAATAAGCTCCTTGCACCAAAGCTTGGGTATTAATCTTAGTCACTTTATTCTTTGTTTTTATACTCTGAAGTTGTCTTCCAGACATATCATACAAAAGAATATCAGCATCTTTAAAATCAAAACCGATTTCTACATAAGCATAATCTGAGACAGGATTTGGATAAATTTTGATGTCATATTTTTCAATTAACTGATCAACCTGTTTGTCTCCCAGCTTTATAATCTTCCAGTTTTCTTTACCCAATTCTTCTGCACTGGTTCCTGCCAGAACAATAGAACCATCTCTATTAAGTTTTAAATCAGAAAGTCTTTCTTCCTTTTTTCTGGATTCTCCTTTGACATGTTTTCTCCACTGCTCATTGCCATTCTGATCTAAATACAGTATCCAGAAGGTTTCATCATCAGTTTCTACTCTTCCTTCAGCCTGAGTATAGCCTCCCAATAAAATTCCTTTGGAAGATTTATCATCTACAGAATGAATTACGCTTATTCCCATCAAAATATCCCTATTTTTGAAGTTGTAAGATTTCTGCCACTGCTCCTCTCCTCTTTCATTTAAAGAAATCAGCCAAAGATCCGTTCCTTCTTCCAGATCTACCCTTTTATTGCCTGATCTTTCGGATCTTGATTCTCCACCGATAACAAAGCCATTTGAAGTTAAAGCTAGCGTTCTGATGTGATCATCACCTTTCCCTCCGAAGTTCTTTTCCCATTCTAATTTTCCGTTTTTGTCTAACTTGACAATCCAGTAATCGCCCTCACCAAAGTTTTCAGTTTGTTTCGAGTTTCGGGATACGGGATTCGAGTTTTGAACGTTTGACACAGAACCCGAATCTCGCATCTCGGAACCCTTTTCAGATCCCGAAACACGAACCTCGGAACTCCTGGAATAAATTCCCAATAATGCTCCGCCATCTCTCGTTGGAATTATCTTCTCCACTTCGTCTAAGCCTTTTCCGCCTAAAATTAACTGTGAGAGTTCCTTTCCGTTTTTGTCCAGTTTTGTGATTAAAACATCCTTGGAGCCGTAACCTTTTGAAGAACCCTGTACATTTCCTGCAACAAAGAATCCTAAGTCTGTAGTTTGAATTACAGCTCTTGCTTCTTCATCTGAAGAACTTCCTAACGTCTTTTGCCACAATTCATCGCCAAATTCATTAATTCTGATAAGCCAGATATCCGATCCTCCTTTAGAATCCTCTTTTTTATCCAAACCTTTTCCTGAATAAGAAGTTCCGGCTAAAAGAAATCCGCCATCCTGTGTTGTGACTGTAGCTGATAAATAATCATGATTGGATCCCGAGAAATATTTTTCCCATGCTTCTTCTCCCTGCTGGTTCAATTTTACCAGATGAAAATCGTAACCATTATTTTGCTTGCTGCCTGAGGCTTGCTGCTTATCGCTTTGGATAGAGCTTCCCGTTATAAGATACTGCTGATCGATTGTTGTAGTAACCTGGCTAAGAAAATCCTGGGTAGAGGATTTAATGTCTTTCTGCCATACTACTTCCTGAGCAGATATGCCCAGAATAGCGCATAGAGTTAGCGCTCCGAGATAGATTTTTTTCATTCCCGTGTTGTTGTTTTTTTGAGTTAGTAATTAGTTTCTTAAAACTTCGCGAATTTAACACTTTTTAAGACATGAAAATTATTTTAATGTGGTATGCTGTAAATCATACTATTTATAATCAAATTCTATCTATTTATATCTATTTCCATTCTATTATGATGTAAAAATATCTATCAACAACGACAAAACTTGTCGTATACAATTTGTCAATTCATTTTAATACAAAAAGCCACTCTTTCGAGTGGCTTTCTATTTTTTTATCTAATCTTACTGATAAATTACTTCATCATTCTTCTTGATCTTGTAGCTTTTTTTATAAGGAGTTAAAACATAACTGTCTTTAATATGAGATCCGCTTTTCCAGATTTTCTCTTTTCCCTCTTTATTCAGGATAATACTTTTTGCAGCTCCATCCGGAATAAAAACTTCAGCTTTTTTCATGTCTTTCGTGAAAATTATTGCCGTCATTGAAGTGTAGCTTTTATCTGTGTTTACTTCTTTTAGCTTTATTTTCTGGTTGAAAGTTTGTATGCAACTATTTTTTAACTGTGAATACGTATATCCTGCAGAACCAATACAGCCGTGAACATCTCTATCACCTCCCAGAACAGGAGCTTGTTTTTGTGCAAATAGTAA is a window from the Chryseobacterium indologenes genome containing:
- a CDS encoding RHS repeat protein, with the protein product MKKDILKKFIVLGLLFISLMYYGQASNSAPNTGVTRPVPTISSLATYNNVPVSIQTGIPDISYNLFSVPSNSKSFGIDMGISYHPVNATDEWIGDLGRGWSLFGQGVISREIIGEFDEHFTLGDSYLKNYFDDVYNYTIPGESGKFRFIRDTSNNTFKLVKLTSTSSTINYQRSVSNTSTLVVDSFTIITDKGIKYKFEIYGLSRARVMVHQYPNGGILYGNQNYRSAFFLTSVEDESGNILAAYNYLKDVTHPIGEPDVVESEEYKLTDIEVKSQGLIKLEYDKINETDLGNIKADKFRLKSASLKTVTDQFISKYTFQTGLESFAKVDVNNNEIEKTKFKYGGITFIQEPNTDPNPELVIPTTLGEVQLPSGGTIKYAYDFIPFNYIEEPKIIVPEENLGNVSFTTINSIAKKKFFTVPVNNGGTPFPNKPYYVAIDINAGQLANNYWSLAFYKKVGSSYQPVPISLGPAVEPDPDYPTRQLFPFYNTDAGDYYVSLLSAEPGITIPFGEVYFEAKHLGEPVETIVRKPSSTGQARIATIKYYNEVSSSIQTGTIPAKVEEYNYNKFDNPTESSGLYVAGGNAEDGLTALNPVILYQNVKISGGTDGYTKYYFKTPYDYTLTQLNSLPFWPNFSIMRSGLLTKKEIYNALNGKVSDEAFDYTFMEYDAPEYLPVPSGVVGNFYIKTVWIKDHTSISRNYFNSGITETKKAVFNNTNNYRPNLEKVTSFDGNIQEVKYKYALDKNNQKLITANMIGIPLETETTQTIGTVTKILSKTETKYDNPLNLLPSSVLSTDLQNVTSTEVTYDQYDLKGNLQQYTTKDGISTVIIWGYNQTQPIAKIEGAKLTDIQQSLIDSIVNASDTDALAASGNDETAFLSALSSFRANTSLSGYQITTYTYDPLVGVRSITSPSGIRESYVYDSANRLEKVIDVNGKVLKEMKYNYKN
- a CDS encoding T9SS type A sorting domain-containing protein, producing the protein MKKIYLGALTLCAILGISAQEVVWQKDIKSSTQDFLSQVTTTIDQQYLITGSSIQSDKQQASGSKQNNGYDFHLVKLNQQGEEAWEKYFSGSNHDYLSATVTTQDGGFLLAGTSYSGKGLDKKEDSKGGSDIWLIRINEFGDELWQKTLGSSSDEEARAVIQTTDLGFFVAGNVQGSSKGYGSKDVLITKLDKNGKELSQLILGGKGLDEVEKIIPTRDGGALLGIYSRSSEVRVSGSEKGSEMRDSGSVSNVQNSNPVSRNSKQTENFGEGDYWIVKLDKNGKLEWEKNFGGKGDDHIRTLALTSNGFVIGGESRSERSGNKRVDLEEGTDLWLISLNERGEEQWQKSYNFKNRDILMGISVIHSVDDKSSKGILLGGYTQAEGRVETDDETFWILYLDQNGNEQWRKHVKGESRKKEERLSDLKLNRDGSIVLAGTSAEELGKENWKIIKLGDKQVDQLIEKYDIKIYPNPVSDYAYVEIGFDFKDADILLYDMSGRQLQSIKTKNKVTKINTQALVQGAYLMTVKTDNNKTANAKLIKK